A single genomic interval of Bacteroidota bacterium harbors:
- a CDS encoding uracil-DNA glycosylase, translated as MQKQVISCRACPRLVRWRERVGKEKVRRFSEEEYWAKPIPSFGDPKGRLLLVGLAPAAHGGNRTGRMFTGDNSGNWLYRALYKAGFANQPTSLHRDDGLKLGDCYITAALRCAPPLNKPTPKEISNCRPFLLKEIALLKNVRVVVGLGKIGFEAALNAFRDAGKIEFKKKPKFAHCAVHEFEGLTFIASFHPSQQNTFTGRLTEKMLDDVFVSARRILRLIKAEGL; from the coding sequence CTGCAAAAACAAGTAATTTCATGCCGGGCCTGTCCCCGACTTGTCCGGTGGCGCGAGAGAGTCGGCAAAGAAAAAGTCAGGCGCTTTTCAGAGGAAGAGTACTGGGCAAAACCCATCCCAAGTTTCGGCGACCCGAAGGGGCGCCTGTTGCTCGTCGGCCTCGCCCCGGCAGCGCACGGCGGCAACCGGACCGGGCGCATGTTCACCGGCGACAACAGCGGCAACTGGTTGTACAGAGCCCTCTACAAAGCAGGATTCGCAAATCAACCGACATCTCTCCATCGTGATGACGGATTGAAACTTGGCGACTGCTACATCACAGCAGCACTGCGTTGCGCACCGCCTCTGAACAAGCCGACTCCGAAGGAAATCAGCAATTGCCGCCCGTTTCTTCTCAAAGAAATTGCGTTGCTGAAAAACGTCCGGGTTGTTGTCGGGCTTGGCAAGATCGGTTTTGAAGCCGCATTGAATGCCTTTCGTGATGCCGGCAAGATTGAGTTCAAGAAGAAGCCGAAGTTTGCGCATTGCGCTGTGCACGAGTTTGAGGGATTGACCTTCATCGCCTCATTTCATCCGAGCCAGCAGAATACATTCACGGGAAGATTAACGGAGAAGATGTTGGATGATGTGTTTGTTTCGGCAAGAAGGATTTTAAGGTTGATTAAGGCGGAAGGATTGTAA